The Pirellulales bacterium genome contains a region encoding:
- a CDS encoding 4a-hydroxytetrahydrobiopterin dehydratase — protein sequence MTEIACDLTPAQLTAKKCVPCEGGIPKFTPEQAARQLTQLDGWRLTADGQRLAKEWTMRNFMAGMEFFQAVAQLAEAEGHHPDLHLTRYRQARIEIYTHAIGGLSENDFILAAKIDALPLASNASAS from the coding sequence ATGACTGAAATCGCCTGCGATCTCACACCCGCCCAATTAACGGCCAAGAAGTGTGTTCCCTGCGAAGGGGGCATCCCCAAATTCACCCCCGAGCAAGCCGCGCGGCAACTCACCCAACTAGACGGCTGGCGGCTCACCGCGGATGGTCAGCGGCTGGCCAAAGAATGGACGATGCGGAACTTTATGGCGGGGATGGAGTTTTTTCAGGCTGTCGCCCAACTGGCCGAGGCGGAAGGGCACCACCCGGATTTACATCTGACCCGTTACCGCCAGGCGCGCATCGAAATTTACACCCATGCGATTGGCGGACTGAGTGAAAATGATTTTATTTTAGCGGCAAAGATCGATGCGCTGCCGCTAGCGAGTAACGCGAGCGCATCATAG
- a CDS encoding DUF1207 domain-containing protein, with protein MQPTKPSLRKIWRWSWVFAPGLCCTLLPAQSLPPGNSLSASPVSASPANLSGPPPLVTDPTGANQQSQTEYWQAAGQPQPAEPSLLKSHFPSQFDGGGERSAAQNAAAAAVLPRNGWRPISAESDNWSLDQPQSDPLAASAGEPAGVNGDNGSQGEEPWSVQWLPEGLIYRSYLAGDRESRFRGFFFHEKDYGWLWDITLGGRVGLWRYGNTDAYFPEGWQIDLEGAALPRLDFMHDMNLVSVDFRAGLPITYGVGPWKTKMGYYHLSSHLGDEHMLTFPSVPRYNYARDVLIFGQSYYYTPEHRIYAEVGWAFFTDVSGEWEMQLGWEYAPAVPTGPRGAPFVALHGHLREEVNYSGNFVTQVGWAWRDGPSARLFRVGFEYFNGLSDQYQFWNLFEEKLGLGLWYDF; from the coding sequence TTGCAACCGACGAAGCCATCACTGCGAAAAATCTGGCGTTGGAGCTGGGTTTTTGCGCCGGGACTTTGCTGCACCTTATTGCCAGCGCAAAGCCTACCCCCGGGCAATTCCCTTTCCGCGTCCCCGGTCTCGGCCAGCCCGGCCAATCTGTCCGGGCCTCCGCCGTTGGTAACGGATCCGACTGGTGCCAATCAGCAAAGTCAAACCGAATATTGGCAAGCCGCTGGCCAGCCCCAACCAGCGGAGCCAAGCCTGCTCAAGAGTCATTTTCCTTCGCAATTTGACGGCGGAGGCGAACGATCCGCCGCGCAAAATGCCGCCGCGGCGGCGGTTCTGCCGCGCAACGGCTGGCGGCCCATCAGCGCCGAGTCCGACAATTGGTCCCTGGATCAACCGCAAAGTGATCCGCTGGCAGCATCCGCCGGCGAGCCCGCCGGGGTAAATGGCGACAATGGTTCCCAGGGGGAGGAACCTTGGTCCGTCCAATGGCTCCCCGAAGGTCTGATCTATCGTTCATATCTGGCGGGCGATCGCGAATCGCGGTTTCGCGGCTTCTTTTTTCATGAAAAAGATTACGGCTGGTTGTGGGATATCACGCTGGGGGGGCGGGTTGGCCTGTGGCGGTATGGCAACACTGACGCCTATTTTCCCGAAGGCTGGCAAATCGACCTGGAAGGGGCAGCCCTTCCCCGGCTCGATTTTATGCATGATATGAATTTAGTCTCGGTCGATTTTCGCGCGGGACTGCCGATCACCTATGGGGTCGGTCCCTGGAAAACCAAAATGGGCTATTATCACCTGAGCTCCCACCTGGGCGATGAGCACATGCTGACTTTTCCCAGCGTGCCACGTTATAACTACGCCCGCGATGTGCTGATCTTTGGCCAATCGTATTATTACACGCCGGAACATCGCATTTACGCCGAAGTGGGCTGGGCGTTTTTTACGGATGTGTCGGGGGAGTGGGAAATGCAGTTGGGTTGGGAATACGCCCCGGCGGTCCCCACCGGCCCCCGCGGCGCCCCCTTTGTGGCCTTGCACGGTCACTTGCGCGAGGAAGTCAACTACAGCGGCAATTTTGTCACACAAGTCGGCTGGGCCTGGCGGGATGGACCGAGCGCGCGGCTATTTCGCGTGGGCTTTGAGTACTTTAATGGCCTGAGCGACCAATACCAGTTTTGGAATCTCTTTGAAGAAAAACTGGGCCTGGGCCTGTGGTATGATTTTTAG
- a CDS encoding FAD-dependent oxidoreductase: MVSAVKQVVIVGGGVVGAACAHHLVRAGLRVTVVEKDRFGAACSHANCGLISPSHVLPLAEPGVLGLGLSAMFAANAPLMIKPRWSWDLWQWLVQFGLRCNHQDMIESAIAIQALLNSSRGLYEQMLESEGFDCDWQKRGGLFVYRTRGAFEKFGEVNRLLTEVLDAGHRRIEPDELAVMEPALKPGLAGAWFYEQDAHLRPDRLMANWKEKLRGAGVEILEQCEFRGFIARNERVAAVQTSRGEFAADHVVVAAGALTPFLQEHLGCKVPIQPGKGYSLTMSRPRICPTHPLLFPEHRVAVTPWQSGYRLGSIMELAGYDATLHPERLELLRGGARDYLHEPYCEPVVEKWFGWRPLTWDSRPIIDRTPLYENCLIAAGHNMLGLSMAPATGKLAMELITGRQPHINPRPYRLARFQTI; the protein is encoded by the coding sequence ATGGTTTCCGCGGTGAAGCAGGTTGTGATTGTCGGTGGCGGGGTCGTTGGCGCGGCATGCGCGCATCATTTGGTTCGGGCGGGTCTACGGGTCACCGTGGTCGAAAAAGACCGCTTTGGCGCGGCTTGCTCCCATGCCAACTGCGGGCTGATCTCGCCCAGCCATGTGCTGCCGCTGGCCGAGCCCGGTGTCTTGGGCCTGGGACTTTCCGCCATGTTTGCCGCAAATGCCCCCCTGATGATCAAGCCCCGCTGGAGCTGGGATTTGTGGCAATGGCTGGTGCAATTTGGCCTGCGATGCAATCACCAGGATATGATCGAAAGCGCGATCGCCATTCAGGCGCTGCTTAACTCTTCGCGCGGGTTGTACGAGCAAATGCTGGAAAGCGAAGGCTTTGACTGTGATTGGCAAAAGCGGGGGGGCCTGTTTGTCTATCGCACGCGGGGGGCCTTTGAAAAATTTGGCGAGGTCAACCGCCTGCTGACCGAGGTGCTGGACGCCGGGCATCGCCGGATCGAACCGGACGAGCTAGCCGTGATGGAACCGGCGCTCAAGCCAGGTTTGGCGGGAGCCTGGTTTTATGAGCAAGACGCCCATCTGCGCCCGGATCGCCTCATGGCAAATTGGAAAGAAAAGCTGCGCGGAGCGGGGGTGGAAATCCTCGAGCAATGCGAATTCCGCGGCTTTATCGCCAGAAATGAGCGGGTCGCCGCGGTCCAGACATCGCGCGGGGAATTTGCCGCCGATCACGTGGTCGTCGCCGCCGGTGCGCTTACGCCGTTTTTGCAAGAGCACCTAGGTTGCAAGGTTCCCATTCAACCGGGTAAGGGTTATTCATTAACAATGTCGCGGCCCCGGATTTGCCCCACGCATCCGCTGTTGTTTCCGGAACATCGCGTGGCGGTCACACCGTGGCAAAGCGGGTATCGGCTGGGGTCGATCATGGAACTGGCCGGGTACGACGCCACTTTGCATCCGGAGCGGCTGGAACTACTGCGGGGAGGCGCGCGGGACTACCTGCATGAGCCTTATTGCGAACCAGTCGTCGAAAAATGGTTCGGTTGGCGGCCCCTGACCTGGGACAGTAGGCCCATTATCGATCGCACGCCCCTCTATGAAAATTGCCTGATTGCCGCCGGGCACAACATGCTGGGCCTGAGCATGGCCCCCGCCACGGGCAAACTGGCGATGGAACTGATCACCGGCCGCCAGCCGCATATCAATCCCCGGCCGTATCGACTGGCGCGGTTTCAAACGATCTGA
- a CDS encoding class I SAM-dependent methyltransferase, whose translation MPQSTSWYALPRYYDIAMQGETALEAEFLPLAWKRYAQRPVRTVLEPACGTGRLLTELAARGYRLRGFDRQPEMVAYSADRLRRHGLRGSINAGDMADFSLSRPVDAAYCLLDSFRHLLSEQTALAHLRCMAAAVAPGGIYTLGLHLLPPDASLDCTERWSETARGTRVTTTLRVVAASRKLRTERLRISMLIKRRTRAGVETSERYRDEFDLRLYTVAQLRQLLAKVPEWEHVATYDYWYELDSPLPLDNRLNDAVLVLRRRKMGM comes from the coding sequence ATGCCGCAATCGACTTCTTGGTATGCCCTGCCGCGGTATTATGACATCGCCATGCAAGGGGAGACCGCGCTGGAGGCGGAGTTTTTGCCATTGGCATGGAAGCGATACGCCCAGCGTCCGGTGCGGACGGTCCTGGAACCGGCGTGCGGCACGGGGCGGCTGCTGACGGAACTGGCCGCGCGGGGGTATCGCCTGCGCGGTTTTGACCGACAGCCCGAAATGGTCGCCTACTCAGCTGACCGTTTGCGCCGCCACGGCTTGCGGGGGAGCATCAATGCCGGAGATATGGCGGATTTTTCACTATCCCGGCCGGTCGATGCCGCATATTGCCTCTTGGATAGTTTTCGGCATTTGTTATCGGAGCAAACGGCGCTCGCCCACTTGCGGTGCATGGCGGCGGCGGTGGCTCCGGGGGGAATCTACACGCTGGGCTTGCACCTGTTGCCGCCGGACGCCAGTCTGGACTGCACCGAGCGCTGGAGTGAAACCGCGCGGGGGACGCGGGTCACGACCACACTGCGGGTGGTTGCCGCCAGCCGCAAGTTGCGCACCGAGCGACTGCGTATCAGCATGTTGATAAAACGCCGCACACGCGCGGGGGTGGAAACGAGCGAGCGTTATCGAGACGAATTTGACTTGCGGCTCTATACCGTCGCGCAGCTAAGGCAGCTTTTAGCCAAGGTCCCCGAGTGGGAACATGTGGCGACGTACGACTATTGGTACGAACTGGACTCGCCGTTGCCGCTGGATAACCGCTTAAATGACGCAGTGCTAGTCCTGCGCCGGCGGAAAATGGGAATGTAG
- a CDS encoding Hpt domain-containing protein, which produces MNAVVLENPVAELLFSSLAKDPDLGEIIEMFVEAMPSRVRDMQNQFDNQDWDQLARLAHQLKGAAGSYGFDQITPYAARLEKGIRNALPQHDIRKSYEELIDVCGRIRIGG; this is translated from the coding sequence ATGAACGCGGTCGTCTTGGAAAATCCAGTCGCGGAATTGCTGTTTTCTTCTTTGGCCAAAGATCCCGACCTGGGCGAGATTATCGAAATGTTTGTCGAGGCAATGCCAAGCCGTGTGCGCGACATGCAAAATCAATTTGACAATCAAGATTGGGACCAACTGGCCCGCCTGGCCCACCAACTAAAAGGGGCTGCCGGCAGTTACGGCTTTGACCAAATCACACCGTATGCCGCCCGCCTGGAAAAAGGGATCCGCAACGCCCTGCCGCAGCATGACATCCGTAAGTCGTATGAGGAACTCATCGATGTCTGTGGGCGGATCCGCATTGGCGGGTAA
- the dgt gene encoding dNTP triphosphohydrolase: protein MGQLSQSSESASTPDWLLAREAALLAPYAMASAHSRGRVHPEPPHLYRGPFQRDRDRILHCAAFRRLAQKTQVFTGHGLGDYHRTRLTHTLEGTSIARTIGRVLRLNEDLIEALMLLHDIGHPPFGHAGEDALDDCLAGQGGFDHNAQALRIVTLLAQRTPRYPGLNLSQEVLAGQARRVKNSVANPLAGQSGLLARIATVEADVVDAADSIAYDSHDPDDALHYGLISLAELNEVPLWALAARQVRARHANLDNRELRQAVVHELINLQVVDLIQTSQARLGGADVTATDAATSGSGVIGMSSELTELCLGLERFLYERVYRHPQLLSARSQFEAQLRTLFAVYLAEPELLPPKFQIWAGTFGLPRAIGDYIAGMTDRFALAEHGRLSGG from the coding sequence ATGGGCCAACTTTCCCAATCATCCGAAAGTGCTAGCACGCCAGACTGGCTTTTAGCGCGTGAGGCGGCGCTCTTGGCTCCTTACGCGATGGCAAGCGCACACAGTCGGGGACGGGTCCACCCAGAACCTCCCCATCTTTATCGCGGGCCGTTTCAGCGGGACCGCGACCGCATTTTGCATTGCGCCGCGTTTCGGCGTTTGGCCCAAAAAACGCAGGTTTTTACTGGTCATGGACTAGGGGATTACCACCGCACACGGTTGACACACACGCTGGAGGGGACTTCTATTGCGCGGACGATTGGCCGCGTCCTGCGCTTAAATGAGGACTTGATCGAAGCCCTGATGCTGTTGCATGACATTGGACATCCCCCCTTTGGTCACGCCGGAGAGGATGCACTGGACGACTGCCTGGCCGGGCAGGGGGGCTTTGACCATAACGCGCAGGCCTTGCGGATTGTCACGCTACTAGCCCAGCGGACACCGCGGTATCCGGGGCTAAACCTGAGCCAGGAAGTGCTGGCGGGACAGGCCCGCCGCGTCAAAAACTCTGTGGCCAATCCGTTAGCCGGGCAATCCGGGTTGCTAGCTAGGATAGCAACCGTGGAAGCGGACGTGGTCGATGCGGCCGACAGCATCGCCTATGATTCGCACGACCCGGACGATGCCCTGCATTATGGGTTGATTTCTCTCGCTGAACTGAATGAAGTGCCGCTCTGGGCGTTGGCCGCGCGGCAAGTTCGCGCTCGGCACGCCAACTTGGATAATCGAGAGTTGCGCCAGGCCGTCGTGCATGAACTTATCAATCTCCAAGTCGTCGATTTGATCCAAACCAGTCAGGCGCGCTTGGGGGGAGCAGATGTCACCGCGACCGACGCGGCCACAAGCGGCTCCGGGGTTATTGGCATGAGTAGCGAGCTGACCGAATTATGCCTGGGATTAGAGCGGTTTTTATACGAACGCGTGTATCGGCATCCACAGCTACTGTCCGCGCGCAGTCAGTTCGAAGCGCAGTTGCGGACGCTGTTTGCGGTGTATCTGGCCGAGCCCGAATTATTGCCGCCAAAATTTCAAATTTGGGCGGGGACCTTTGGCCTGCCCCGGGCCATCGGGGATTACATCGCCGGCATGACGGACCGATTCGCGCTGGCCGAGCACGGAAGGCTGAGTGGGGGGTAA
- a CDS encoding alpha/beta hydrolase, which translates to MHVSARVLLIAVAALCWQGGSGLLFAAEPIIVNLWPEKAPGETTELAPEKFLEAKPNEKSDVQRLTNVSQPTLTIYRPAADRDTGAAVVIAPGGGYNILAWDLEGTEVAKWFNSIGVTGIVLKYRVPKRADDPTNRLPLMDAQRAISLTRANAKEWGIDPQRIGMLGFSAGGNLTAKTGTQFEKRSYDAVDHSDQQSCRPDFVMLIYPAYLVEKDNPTQLITADVPLGEATPPFFMVHTTDDPVTPLSSVMLYAALKQKNIPVEMHIYQSGGHGYGLRKSELPISTWTDRAEDWLRARKLLEK; encoded by the coding sequence ATGCATGTGTCCGCGCGCGTTTTGTTGATTGCCGTTGCCGCCCTCTGTTGGCAAGGGGGGAGTGGATTGCTGTTTGCCGCCGAGCCGATCATCGTCAACTTGTGGCCGGAAAAGGCCCCCGGCGAAACGACCGAGCTTGCTCCGGAAAAATTCCTCGAAGCCAAGCCCAACGAAAAGTCTGACGTCCAGCGCCTGACCAATGTCAGCCAACCCACGCTGACGATCTATCGCCCCGCCGCGGATCGGGACACCGGCGCGGCGGTGGTGATTGCCCCGGGCGGAGGGTACAATATTTTGGCCTGGGATCTGGAGGGGACGGAAGTCGCCAAATGGTTCAATTCGATCGGGGTGACCGGCATTGTGCTCAAGTACCGCGTCCCCAAGCGGGCCGATGACCCTACCAACCGTTTGCCATTGATGGATGCGCAGCGGGCGATTAGCCTGACCCGCGCCAACGCAAAGGAGTGGGGCATCGATCCGCAACGGATCGGCATGCTGGGTTTTTCCGCCGGGGGCAACCTTACGGCCAAAACCGGCACCCAATTTGAAAAGCGCAGCTACGACGCGGTGGATCACAGCGACCAGCAAAGCTGCCGACCGGACTTTGTCATGCTTATCTACCCGGCTTATCTGGTCGAAAAGGACAACCCCACCCAGTTGATCACCGCGGATGTCCCCCTGGGCGAGGCGACTCCCCCGTTTTTTATGGTTCACACCACCGATGATCCAGTGACGCCGCTCAGCAGTGTGATGCTGTACGCCGCGCTGAAGCAAAAGAATATTCCCGTCGAAATGCACATTTATCAATCCGGTGGGCATGGCTACGGCTTGCGTAAAAGCGAGCTGCCCATTAGTACCTGGACCGACCGGGCCGAAGACTGGCTGCGGGCGAGAAAACTGCTGGAAAAATAA
- a CDS encoding calmodulin-binding protein: MLRRCLILVALTAAAWAFAGPSECSAQQAFGRQWAHTYNSQDWDRFYHYPYVYYPQNYYSKEYYKSSESLYFRYPPEMRVPVYNRQWHNMFPEGATWNRYIHTYHGPPGGGKYHSGHHFILDQF; the protein is encoded by the coding sequence ATGTTGCGTCGCTGCTTGATCCTCGTGGCGTTGACCGCCGCCGCCTGGGCCTTTGCCGGTCCCAGCGAATGTTCCGCCCAACAGGCGTTCGGTCGCCAATGGGCCCATACATACAATAGCCAGGATTGGGATCGGTTTTACCACTATCCCTACGTGTATTACCCTCAGAATTACTATTCGAAGGAATACTACAAAAGCTCCGAGAGTTTGTACTTTCGGTATCCCCCGGAAATGCGAGTGCCGGTGTACAACCGCCAATGGCATAACATGTTCCCCGAAGGGGCCACTTGGAACCGCTACATCCACACCTATCATGGGCCTCCAGGCGGCGGCAAATACCACAGCGGCCATCACTTTATCCTGGACCAGTTTTAG
- a CDS encoding winged helix-turn-helix transcriptional regulator: protein MLKPGIVREVEILLADGGYSQRAIAARLGISRGTVLAIALRKRTERLHNPAVRRAEHLALQPTAPPVRCRGCGGMVYLPCVVCAVRGGVSTLP from the coding sequence ATGCTCAAGCCAGGAATCGTCCGCGAGGTGGAAATTTTATTAGCTGACGGTGGCTACTCGCAGCGGGCCATCGCCGCGCGGCTGGGCATTAGCCGAGGAACCGTGCTGGCGATCGCGCTGCGCAAGCGGACCGAGCGGTTGCACAATCCCGCCGTCCGCCGCGCCGAGCACTTGGCCCTGCAACCGACCGCCCCCCCGGTGCGCTGCCGCGGCTGTGGCGGCATGGTGTACCTGCCCTGTGTGGTCTGCGCGGTGCGGGGGGGAGTATCGACTTTGCCCTAA
- a CDS encoding response regulator, whose protein sequence is MQSTRTLVLHIDDDIEFASVLQERLRPLGYDTVPLHDPTMTEAHLQTGKYRLVLLDNDMPYISGQELLPRMKSYDGGLPVIMVTDLISLANAMELQQLGAEACFFKPVADLARLTAALDQAVAKLDCWWTSLEELKELRAAAELSRV, encoded by the coding sequence ATGCAGTCGACGCGCACATTGGTTTTGCACATTGATGACGATATAGAATTTGCCTCCGTGCTGCAGGAACGGTTGCGGCCACTGGGCTATGACACCGTGCCGTTGCATGATCCCACCATGACCGAGGCTCATCTGCAAACCGGCAAATATCGGCTGGTGTTGCTGGATAATGATATGCCGTATATCTCGGGACAGGAGTTGCTGCCGCGCATGAAGAGCTATGACGGCGGACTCCCCGTGATCATGGTGACAGACTTAATCAGCTTGGCCAACGCGATGGAGCTGCAACAACTAGGGGCGGAGGCTTGTTTCTTTAAGCCCGTGGCCGATCTAGCGCGCTTAACCGCGGCGCTGGACCAAGCAGTGGCCAAGCTGGATTGTTGGTGGACGTCGCTGGAGGAGCTAAAGGAGCTGCGCGCCGCGGCGGAGCTAAGCCGCGTTTGA
- a CDS encoding deoxyribonuclease IV, producing MPLLGAHQSISGGYYRAVEIAHACGCQCVQLFTKNNNQWRGKPITHDDATRFRDKLAELRITHPIAHDSYLINLAAPDDALWQKSIDAFTEELLRAQLLGIPYVVMHPGSFTTTSEAVGLARVIAALDKIHAAAPDLSTITLLETTAGQGTNLGHRFEHLAEILAGVRQPDRLGVCVDTCHIFAAGYPLANPVDYAETFTQFDRLIGLSRIKAFHLNDSKKGLGSRVDRHEHIGQGEIGLAGFRNLLTDPRFAHIPMYLETPKGMGSKEGLELDRGNLGVLRELANSVNHAGVKSARTGVLQKGASTADILPTDILPTVEQSAPGARSRTRRSPGKIR from the coding sequence ATGCCTCTCCTTGGCGCGCATCAGTCAATCTCGGGCGGGTATTATCGCGCTGTCGAGATCGCGCACGCGTGTGGTTGCCAATGTGTGCAGCTCTTTACAAAAAACAATAACCAGTGGCGCGGCAAACCCATCACGCACGACGACGCGACTCGGTTTCGCGATAAGCTGGCGGAACTGCGCATCACGCACCCCATTGCGCATGATTCGTACCTAATCAATTTGGCAGCGCCGGATGACGCCCTGTGGCAAAAATCAATCGACGCCTTTACCGAGGAATTGCTGCGGGCGCAGCTTTTGGGCATTCCGTATGTGGTCATGCATCCCGGGTCATTCACTACGACCAGCGAAGCGGTCGGACTGGCCCGCGTCATCGCCGCCCTGGATAAAATCCATGCCGCCGCGCCAGACTTGTCCACAATCACGTTGCTAGAAACAACCGCCGGTCAAGGGACCAACCTGGGCCACCGCTTTGAGCATCTGGCCGAAATTTTGGCGGGGGTCCGTCAACCCGATCGGTTGGGCGTATGCGTGGACACTTGCCATATTTTTGCCGCGGGTTATCCCCTTGCCAATCCCGTAGACTATGCCGAGACCTTTACCCAGTTTGACAGGTTGATTGGTTTGTCCCGGATCAAGGCCTTTCATTTGAATGATAGCAAAAAAGGATTGGGTAGCCGCGTGGATCGGCACGAACACATCGGCCAAGGTGAGATAGGGCTGGCGGGCTTCCGCAATTTACTAACAGATCCACGATTTGCCCACATACCCATGTATCTGGAAACGCCCAAGGGGATGGGTAGTAAAGAGGGTTTGGAGCTGGATCGGGGGAACTTGGGTGTTTTAAGGGAATTGGCGAATTCCGTAAATCATGCTGGCGTAAAGTCGGCACGGACTGGCGTGCTACAGAAAGGCGCGTCTACCGCCGATATCTTGCCTACAGATATCTTGCCTACAGTGGAACAGAGCGCGCCCGGGGCGCGATCCCGCACTCGGCGTTCGCCGGGCAAAATCCGCTAG
- a CDS encoding proline racemase family protein, translating to MHPTLQYLDTHTAGEPTRVVYAGGPELGVGPLSSRVAQVRANLDQYRRALIHEPRGWPVLVGAWLVPPHNPACTHGVIFFNNVGYLGMCGHGLIGVVAALAHLGQITPGEWKFDTPVGEVGVMYHTDKRVTLTNVPSYCHARDVAVDVPGIGAVMGDVAWGGNWFYLIEQHGQRLELANTADLTEYCLRVRRALAASGITGDDGAEIDHIELFGPPVNPANNSRNFVLCPGGEYDRSPCGTGTSAKLACLAARGKLAAGQPWRQESILGTVFSGEYRWEGESAKLEATRHEAAREHSSPAPSHIPPGLTSWPDIGKPMILPRITGAAYVTSAATLVLDPEDPFCWGL from the coding sequence ATGCATCCAACCCTGCAATATCTCGACACCCATACCGCGGGCGAGCCCACCCGCGTGGTTTATGCCGGCGGGCCGGAGCTTGGCGTTGGCCCCTTGTCCAGCCGCGTCGCGCAGGTGCGCGCAAACCTTGACCAGTATCGCCGGGCTCTCATTCATGAGCCCCGCGGCTGGCCCGTGCTGGTCGGGGCCTGGCTGGTCCCTCCACACAATCCCGCCTGCACCCACGGTGTTATTTTCTTTAATAATGTCGGCTACCTGGGCATGTGCGGCCACGGGCTGATCGGCGTGGTCGCGGCACTGGCACACTTGGGTCAGATCACGCCCGGGGAATGGAAATTTGACACGCCCGTGGGTGAGGTGGGTGTGATGTATCACACTGATAAGCGCGTGACACTAACCAATGTTCCCAGTTATTGCCACGCGCGGGATGTCGCGGTGGACGTGCCGGGAATCGGCGCCGTGATGGGTGATGTGGCCTGGGGGGGAAATTGGTTTTATTTGATCGAACAGCATGGCCAGCGGTTGGAGCTGGCCAACACCGCCGATTTGACAGAGTATTGCCTGCGTGTGCGGCGGGCTCTGGCCGCGAGTGGAATCACGGGGGATGACGGGGCCGAGATCGACCATATTGAGCTATTTGGGCCGCCGGTCAATCCGGCCAACAATAGTCGCAACTTTGTGTTGTGTCCCGGCGGCGAATACGACCGTTCCCCCTGTGGCACGGGGACCAGCGCTAAACTGGCCTGCCTGGCGGCGCGGGGCAAACTGGCGGCGGGACAACCCTGGCGGCAAGAAAGCATCCTGGGGACGGTATTTTCTGGGGAATATCGCTGGGAGGGGGAATCTGCTAAGCTCGAAGCAACGCGGCATGAGGCAGCGCGGGAACATTCATCCCCAGCACCGAGTCATATCCCGCCGGGTCTGACATCCTGGCCGGATATTGGCAAACCAATGATCCTGCCTAGGATTACCGGTGCGGCCTATGTCACCAGCGCGGCGACGTTGGTGCTGGACCCGGAGGACCCGTTTTGTTGGGGCCTCTAA